The following proteins come from a genomic window of Andrena cerasifolii isolate SP2316 chromosome 6, iyAndCera1_principal, whole genome shotgun sequence:
- the Fsd gene encoding transmembrane protein fates-shifted isoform X8, translated as MDKKDAIEPLDVDKTKKNAKGALTNPGRNRKTKSSETIMEEEGIDYPLDIWFIISEYINPEAVGKFAQICRSSYHVTTTGKFWFHLYKTYYGFVPGLPERLQPQCMVRTYGLRACVIRTLHHTYFALKREPDDIYYLKHDEPHSLVKRRCCLMWHKKGKMRWYFYFKLKEIPKSTKKPLAEKSKINGKKTDFLEMLEDVAVNSEEGCKVLRVTCLKYSMLPPVIGLILQSVSMTLMPGFKDHRLQLGFGTSDIPNTLTNQVILNDVVRCQILDWWHPLYPHQDAITTIELPQSDFWDQS; from the exons ATGGACAAAAAGGATGCGATCGAACCATTGGATGTAGataagacgaagaaaaatgccAAAG GTGCATTAACGAACCCAGGGAGAAATAGGAAGACCAAATCCTCGGAAACAATCATGGAAGAAGAAG GCATAGATTACCCACTGGACATATGGTTTATTATCTCCGAGTATATCAACCCGGAGGCTGTAGGAAAATTTGCTCAAATATGTCGAAGTTCTTACCATGTAACAACAACAGGCAAATTTTGGTTTCACTTGTATAAAAC TTACTACGGGTTCGTACCGGGCTTGCCGGAGCGTCTTCAGCCGCAATGTATGGTTCGAACTTACGGATTACGTGCTTGCGTTATCAGAACACTACACCACACTTACTTTGCCTTGAAAAGAGAGCCTGATGACATTTACTATCTAAAACATGACGAGCCGCATTCCCTTGTAAAGAGACGGTGTTGTCTGATGTGGCACAAA AAAGGAAAGATGCGGTGgtacttttatttcaaattaaagGAGATACCGAAGTCAACGAAAAAGCCGCTGGCAGAGAAGTCCAAGATAAATGGTAAGAAGACAGACTTCCTTGAAATGTTGGAAGACGTGGCGGTGAATTCAGAGGAGGGTTGTAAAGTACTTAGG GtaacttgtttaaaatacaGTATGTTACCGCCGGTAATTGGTTTAATCCTACAATCAGTGTCGATGACTTTGATGCCAGGTTTCAAAGACCATCGATTGCAACTCGGATTTGGAACGTCCGATATTCCTAACACGTTAACGAACCAAGTGATTTTGAACGATGTCGTTCGGTGCCAAATTCTAGACTGGTGGCATCCACTTTATCCCCATCAGGACGCGATCACCACTATAGAATTACCACAAAGTGATTTTTGGGATCAGAGctga
- the Fsd gene encoding transmembrane protein fates-shifted isoform X7, with product MPILRKKSSRKTNTETGNDNLIGDITIDDFANSSRTHARVKKAATNVSSEGSSPLPMRRVKQTGAKEEEEKHSLNGMDKKDAIEPLDVDKTKKNAKGALTNPGRNRKTKSSETIMEEEGIDYPLDIWFIISEYINPEAVGKFAQICRSSYHVTTTGKFWFHLYKTYYGFVPGLPERLQPQCMVRTYGLRACVIRTLHHTYFALKREPDDIYYLKHDEPHSLVKRRCCLMWHKKGKMRWYFYFKLKEIPKSTKKPLAEKSKINGNLFKIQYVTAGNWFNPTISVDDFDARFQRPSIATRIWNVRYS from the exons ATGCCTATATTGCGGAAAAAGTCTAGCCGAAAGACAAACACCGAAACTGGGAATGACAATTTGATCGGAG ATATAACCATCGATGATTTCGCGAATTCGTCGCGAACCCACGCGAGGGTTAAAAAGGCTGCAACAAATGTCTCCTCGGAAGGTAGCTCTCCACTTCCTATGCGTAGGG TGAAGCAAACAGGGgcaaaggaagaggaagagaaacACTCGTTGAACGGCATGGACAAAAAGGATGCGATCGAACCATTGGATGTAGataagacgaagaaaaatgccAAAG GTGCATTAACGAACCCAGGGAGAAATAGGAAGACCAAATCCTCGGAAACAATCATGGAAGAAGAAG GCATAGATTACCCACTGGACATATGGTTTATTATCTCCGAGTATATCAACCCGGAGGCTGTAGGAAAATTTGCTCAAATATGTCGAAGTTCTTACCATGTAACAACAACAGGCAAATTTTGGTTTCACTTGTATAAAAC TTACTACGGGTTCGTACCGGGCTTGCCGGAGCGTCTTCAGCCGCAATGTATGGTTCGAACTTACGGATTACGTGCTTGCGTTATCAGAACACTACACCACACTTACTTTGCCTTGAAAAGAGAGCCTGATGACATTTACTATCTAAAACATGACGAGCCGCATTCCCTTGTAAAGAGACGGTGTTGTCTGATGTGGCACAAA AAAGGAAAGATGCGGTGgtacttttatttcaaattaaagGAGATACCGAAGTCAACGAAAAAGCCGCTGGCAGAGAAGTCCAAGATAAATG GtaacttgtttaaaatacaGTATGTTACCGCCGGTAATTGGTTTAATCCTACAATCAGTGTCGATGACTTTGATGCCAGGTTTCAAAGACCATCGATTGCAACTCGGATTTGGAACGTCCGATATTCCTAA
- the Fsd gene encoding transmembrane protein fates-shifted isoform X4 has translation MPILRKKSSRKTNTETGNDNLIGDITIDDFANSSRTHARVKKAATNVSSEGSSPLPMRRVKQTGAKEEEEKHSLNGMDKKDAIEPLDVDKTKKNAKGALTNPGRNRKTKSSETIMEEEGIDYPLDIWFIISEYINPEAVGKFAQICRSSYHVTTTGKFWFHLYKTYYGFVPGLPERLQPQCMVRTYGLRACVIRTLHHTYFALKREPDDIYYLKHDEPHSLVKRRCCLMWHKKGKMRWYFYFKLKEIPKSTKKPLAEKSKINGFKDHRLQLGFGTSDIPNTLTNQVILNDVVRCQILDWWHPLYPHQDAITTIELPQSDFWDQS, from the exons ATGCCTATATTGCGGAAAAAGTCTAGCCGAAAGACAAACACCGAAACTGGGAATGACAATTTGATCGGAG ATATAACCATCGATGATTTCGCGAATTCGTCGCGAACCCACGCGAGGGTTAAAAAGGCTGCAACAAATGTCTCCTCGGAAGGTAGCTCTCCACTTCCTATGCGTAGGG TGAAGCAAACAGGGgcaaaggaagaggaagagaaacACTCGTTGAACGGCATGGACAAAAAGGATGCGATCGAACCATTGGATGTAGataagacgaagaaaaatgccAAAG GTGCATTAACGAACCCAGGGAGAAATAGGAAGACCAAATCCTCGGAAACAATCATGGAAGAAGAAG GCATAGATTACCCACTGGACATATGGTTTATTATCTCCGAGTATATCAACCCGGAGGCTGTAGGAAAATTTGCTCAAATATGTCGAAGTTCTTACCATGTAACAACAACAGGCAAATTTTGGTTTCACTTGTATAAAAC TTACTACGGGTTCGTACCGGGCTTGCCGGAGCGTCTTCAGCCGCAATGTATGGTTCGAACTTACGGATTACGTGCTTGCGTTATCAGAACACTACACCACACTTACTTTGCCTTGAAAAGAGAGCCTGATGACATTTACTATCTAAAACATGACGAGCCGCATTCCCTTGTAAAGAGACGGTGTTGTCTGATGTGGCACAAA AAAGGAAAGATGCGGTGgtacttttatttcaaattaaagGAGATACCGAAGTCAACGAAAAAGCCGCTGGCAGAGAAGTCCAAGATAAATG GTTTCAAAGACCATCGATTGCAACTCGGATTTGGAACGTCCGATATTCCTAACACGTTAACGAACCAAGTGATTTTGAACGATGTCGTTCGGTGCCAAATTCTAGACTGGTGGCATCCACTTTATCCCCATCAGGACGCGATCACCACTATAGAATTACCACAAAGTGATTTTTGGGATCAGAGctga
- the Fsd gene encoding transmembrane protein fates-shifted isoform X2, producing the protein MPILRKKSSRKTNTETGNDNLIGDITIDDFANSSRTHARVKKAATNVSSEVKQTGAKEEEEKHSLNGMDKKDAIEPLDVDKTKKNAKGALTNPGRNRKTKSSETIMEEEGIDYPLDIWFIISEYINPEAVGKFAQICRSSYHVTTTGKFWFHLYKTYYGFVPGLPERLQPQCMVRTYGLRACVIRTLHHTYFALKREPDDIYYLKHDEPHSLVKRRCCLMWHKKGKMRWYFYFKLKEIPKSTKKPLAEKSKINGKKTDFLEMLEDVAVNSEEGCKVLRVTCLKYSMLPPVIGLILQSVSMTLMPGFKDHRLQLGFGTSDIPNTLTNQVILNDVVRCQILDWWHPLYPHQDAITTIELPQSDFWDQS; encoded by the exons ATGCCTATATTGCGGAAAAAGTCTAGCCGAAAGACAAACACCGAAACTGGGAATGACAATTTGATCGGAG ATATAACCATCGATGATTTCGCGAATTCGTCGCGAACCCACGCGAGGGTTAAAAAGGCTGCAACAAATGTCTCCTCGGAAG TGAAGCAAACAGGGgcaaaggaagaggaagagaaacACTCGTTGAACGGCATGGACAAAAAGGATGCGATCGAACCATTGGATGTAGataagacgaagaaaaatgccAAAG GTGCATTAACGAACCCAGGGAGAAATAGGAAGACCAAATCCTCGGAAACAATCATGGAAGAAGAAG GCATAGATTACCCACTGGACATATGGTTTATTATCTCCGAGTATATCAACCCGGAGGCTGTAGGAAAATTTGCTCAAATATGTCGAAGTTCTTACCATGTAACAACAACAGGCAAATTTTGGTTTCACTTGTATAAAAC TTACTACGGGTTCGTACCGGGCTTGCCGGAGCGTCTTCAGCCGCAATGTATGGTTCGAACTTACGGATTACGTGCTTGCGTTATCAGAACACTACACCACACTTACTTTGCCTTGAAAAGAGAGCCTGATGACATTTACTATCTAAAACATGACGAGCCGCATTCCCTTGTAAAGAGACGGTGTTGTCTGATGTGGCACAAA AAAGGAAAGATGCGGTGgtacttttatttcaaattaaagGAGATACCGAAGTCAACGAAAAAGCCGCTGGCAGAGAAGTCCAAGATAAATGGTAAGAAGACAGACTTCCTTGAAATGTTGGAAGACGTGGCGGTGAATTCAGAGGAGGGTTGTAAAGTACTTAGG GtaacttgtttaaaatacaGTATGTTACCGCCGGTAATTGGTTTAATCCTACAATCAGTGTCGATGACTTTGATGCCAGGTTTCAAAGACCATCGATTGCAACTCGGATTTGGAACGTCCGATATTCCTAACACGTTAACGAACCAAGTGATTTTGAACGATGTCGTTCGGTGCCAAATTCTAGACTGGTGGCATCCACTTTATCCCCATCAGGACGCGATCACCACTATAGAATTACCACAAAGTGATTTTTGGGATCAGAGctga
- the Fsd gene encoding transmembrane protein fates-shifted isoform X6, which translates to MPILRKKSSRKTNTETGNDNLIGDITIDDFANSSRTHARVKKAATNVSSEGSSPLPMRRVKQTGAKEEEEKHSLNGMDKKDAIEPLDVDKTKKNAKGALTNPGRNRKTKSSETIMEEEGIDYPLDIWFIISEYINPEAVGKFAQICRSSYHVTTTGKFWFHLYKTYYGFVPGLPERLQPQCMVRTYGLRACVIRTLHHTYFALKREPDDIYYLKHDEPHSLVKRRCCLMWHKKGKMRWYFYFKLKEIPKSTKKPLAEKSKINGKKTDFLEMLEDVAVNSEEGCKVLRVSKTIDCNSDLERPIFLTR; encoded by the exons ATGCCTATATTGCGGAAAAAGTCTAGCCGAAAGACAAACACCGAAACTGGGAATGACAATTTGATCGGAG ATATAACCATCGATGATTTCGCGAATTCGTCGCGAACCCACGCGAGGGTTAAAAAGGCTGCAACAAATGTCTCCTCGGAAGGTAGCTCTCCACTTCCTATGCGTAGGG TGAAGCAAACAGGGgcaaaggaagaggaagagaaacACTCGTTGAACGGCATGGACAAAAAGGATGCGATCGAACCATTGGATGTAGataagacgaagaaaaatgccAAAG GTGCATTAACGAACCCAGGGAGAAATAGGAAGACCAAATCCTCGGAAACAATCATGGAAGAAGAAG GCATAGATTACCCACTGGACATATGGTTTATTATCTCCGAGTATATCAACCCGGAGGCTGTAGGAAAATTTGCTCAAATATGTCGAAGTTCTTACCATGTAACAACAACAGGCAAATTTTGGTTTCACTTGTATAAAAC TTACTACGGGTTCGTACCGGGCTTGCCGGAGCGTCTTCAGCCGCAATGTATGGTTCGAACTTACGGATTACGTGCTTGCGTTATCAGAACACTACACCACACTTACTTTGCCTTGAAAAGAGAGCCTGATGACATTTACTATCTAAAACATGACGAGCCGCATTCCCTTGTAAAGAGACGGTGTTGTCTGATGTGGCACAAA AAAGGAAAGATGCGGTGgtacttttatttcaaattaaagGAGATACCGAAGTCAACGAAAAAGCCGCTGGCAGAGAAGTCCAAGATAAATGGTAAGAAGACAGACTTCCTTGAAATGTTGGAAGACGTGGCGGTGAATTCAGAGGAGGGTTGTAAAGTACTTAGG GTTTCAAAGACCATCGATTGCAACTCGGATTTGGAACGTCCGATATTCCTAACACGTTAA
- the Cog2 gene encoding conserved oligomeric Golgi complex subunit 2, whose protein sequence is MSKEIINLPKAPKDLCFTELDFIQKNFNVDTFLQEHRKNIKLEAMRDDLGLYLKMLRSAMIDLINRDYTDFVNLSSNLIGLDKAINDLQVPLGQLREEVMQVRQTLDDEITTISNNMNESKRIREYKQSLFSLQHIYKSLNKLSSVLSLSTYLESPTKIDILEQAAAEFNHLRFHVSRCKLDIISDKKKESEQFEQSYMTYLNEFFLACIKEKNSVLLIRCLRIYVTLDKIKDAENLVRKEIVSPLIDSVISIENLQIDLLGLKSIYNRLLNILSVELKQLLDITLHSDRISVNGFNFLVNSFWIDVEEKIQQYIKCIFAPGDPVLFHSRYVATLDFLEKLEAECITPDSLAALKENAQYRNFLKKWNLPVYFQIRFQEIAGAVEAVLTEPISPASVKGNLDTLMRNEFSLHSTSTVWINLQRIWADDVYLYQLFHRFWKFSLQMCARYQTWSQTAIKETWLIENEVSNSSKAEHSTKLSFLICLYKDVEKFINILPCLLDTARSKLKQQSPAVLKLLEDSLGETTKNLTTILPRVTEEISNELLKQCVTHLKQVSDIPRLFRRTKRDVPTKPCAYVKNALASLISFHSDYKRVIPDNVNCWLELALSSLTEHYLASVTDVLTSVQKTEESLRRLKKIRDKSMGSFSSEVQGTSDDEKIRIQLQVDVQAYANMITEIVVSTSKVLHVEELLHAVETASRR, encoded by the exons ATGTCGAAGGAAATCATTAATCTGCCAAAAGCTCCGAAGGATTTGTGCTTCACAGAGCTCGACTTCATCCAA AAGAACTTCAATGTCGACACGTTTCTTCAAGAGCACAGGAAGAACATCAAACTGGAAGCAATGCGAGATGATCTGGGATTGTATTTAAAGATGTTGAGGTCCGCCATGATCGATCTGATCAACAGGGATTACACGGACTTTGTAAATTTGTCGAGCAACCTGATTGGCTTGGATAAAGCTATTAACGACCTGCAAGTACCTTTGGGCCAATTAAGGGAAGAAGTAATG CAAGTGCGGCAGACTTTGGACGATGAGATTACTACGATTTCTAATAATATGAACGAGAGTAAGAGGATCAGGGAGTATAAGCAAAGTCTGTTTAGCTTACAACATATTTATAAATCATTGAATAAACTGTCCTCGGTATTATCTTTGAGTACCTACCTGGAAAGTCCCACTAAAATAGATATTTTGGAACAAGCCGCAGCGGAATTCAATCACTTACGCTTCCACGTATCCAGGTGTAAGCTAGATATTATCAGCGATAAAAAAAAG GAAAGCGAACAATTCGAACAGTCTTACATGACGTACCTCAATGAATTCTTCTTGGCatgtataaaagaaaagaattctgTTCTATTAATCCGTTGCTTAAGAATTTACGTCACGCTCGACAAAATAAAGGACGCCGAGAATTTAGTGAGGAAAGAGATCGTCAGTCCTTTGATCGACAGCGTGATTAGCATAGAGAACTTACAGATCGACTTACTTGGCCTCAAAAGTATATACAACAGATTGCTAAATATCTTGAGCGTTGAACTCAAGCAACTTTTAGATATTACCTTACATTCCGATAG GATTTCTGTGAATGGTTTCAATTTCTTAGTGAACAGCTTCTGGATCGACGTGGAGGAAAAGATTCAGCAAtatataaaatgtattttcgcTCCGGGAGATCCAGTTCTGTTTCATTCG AGATATGTAGCGACATTGGATTTCTTAGAGAAATTGGAAGCCGAGTGCATCACGCCCGACTCTTTAGCTGCCTTGAAAGAAAATGCTCAGTATAGAAACTTCTTAAAAAAGTGGAATTTACCTGTGTACTTCCAAATACGATTTCAAGAAATTGCTGGCGCTGTTGAGGCTGTTTTGACCGAACCCATATCACCAGCGTCTGTAAAAGGCAATTTGGACACTCTCATGCGCAATGAGTTTTCCCTCCACTCAACGTCTACTGTGTGGATCAATCTACAAAGAATTTGGGCCGACGATGTGTACCTTTATCAGCTCTTTCATCG ATTTTGGAAATTCAGTCTCCAGATGTGTGCTAGATACCAGACGTGGTCCCAAACAGCGATTAAAGAA acaTGGCTGATAGAAAACGAAGTGAGCAACTCGAGCAAAGCAGAGCATTCTACCAAGCTCAGCTTCCTAATTTGTCTGTATAAGGATGTAGAGAAGTTCATAAACATACTCCCATGCCTTTTGGATACAGCGCGATCGAAACTGAAGCAACAATCCCCAGCAGTATTAAAACTATTAGAAG ACTCCCTGGGCGAAACTACGAAGAATTTAACAACCATTCTGCCACGAGTCACAGAGGAGATTTCGAACGAGCTGTTGAAACAATGCGTAACGCATTTGAAGCAAGTCAGCGATATTCCCAGATTATTTAGACGCACGAAAAGGGACGTGCCAACGAAACCTTGCGCTTACGTGAAAAACGCGCTTGCCTCTCTCATTAGCTTTCACTCGGATTATAAAAGAGTGATACCGGATAACGTTAATTGCTGGCTCGAGCTGGCCCTTTCTTCGTTGACTGAACA CTATTTGGCTTCCGTGACGGACGTTCTAACTTCGGTACAGAAAACTGAGGAGAGTCTGAGGCGGTTGAAAAAGATCCGCGATAAATCCATGGGCTCCTTTTCGTCCGAGGTACAAGGAACCAGTGACGATGAGAAGATACGCATTCAGCTGCAAGTCGACGTCCAAGCCTATGCCAACATG ATCACAGAAATCGTGGTTTCGACATCGAAGGTGCTGCACGTGGAAGAGCTATTACACGCGGTTGAAACAGCGTCGAGAAGATAA
- the Fsd gene encoding transmembrane protein fates-shifted isoform X5: MRRVKQTGAKEEEEKHSLNGMDKKDAIEPLDVDKTKKNAKGALTNPGRNRKTKSSETIMEEEGIDYPLDIWFIISEYINPEAVGKFAQICRSSYHVTTTGKFWFHLYKTYYGFVPGLPERLQPQCMVRTYGLRACVIRTLHHTYFALKREPDDIYYLKHDEPHSLVKRRCCLMWHKKGKMRWYFYFKLKEIPKSTKKPLAEKSKINGKKTDFLEMLEDVAVNSEEGCKVLRVTCLKYSMLPPVIGLILQSVSMTLMPGFKDHRLQLGFGTSDIPNTLTNQVILNDVVRCQILDWWHPLYPHQDAITTIELPQSDFWDQS, from the exons ATGCGTAGGG TGAAGCAAACAGGGgcaaaggaagaggaagagaaacACTCGTTGAACGGCATGGACAAAAAGGATGCGATCGAACCATTGGATGTAGataagacgaagaaaaatgccAAAG GTGCATTAACGAACCCAGGGAGAAATAGGAAGACCAAATCCTCGGAAACAATCATGGAAGAAGAAG GCATAGATTACCCACTGGACATATGGTTTATTATCTCCGAGTATATCAACCCGGAGGCTGTAGGAAAATTTGCTCAAATATGTCGAAGTTCTTACCATGTAACAACAACAGGCAAATTTTGGTTTCACTTGTATAAAAC TTACTACGGGTTCGTACCGGGCTTGCCGGAGCGTCTTCAGCCGCAATGTATGGTTCGAACTTACGGATTACGTGCTTGCGTTATCAGAACACTACACCACACTTACTTTGCCTTGAAAAGAGAGCCTGATGACATTTACTATCTAAAACATGACGAGCCGCATTCCCTTGTAAAGAGACGGTGTTGTCTGATGTGGCACAAA AAAGGAAAGATGCGGTGgtacttttatttcaaattaaagGAGATACCGAAGTCAACGAAAAAGCCGCTGGCAGAGAAGTCCAAGATAAATGGTAAGAAGACAGACTTCCTTGAAATGTTGGAAGACGTGGCGGTGAATTCAGAGGAGGGTTGTAAAGTACTTAGG GtaacttgtttaaaatacaGTATGTTACCGCCGGTAATTGGTTTAATCCTACAATCAGTGTCGATGACTTTGATGCCAGGTTTCAAAGACCATCGATTGCAACTCGGATTTGGAACGTCCGATATTCCTAACACGTTAACGAACCAAGTGATTTTGAACGATGTCGTTCGGTGCCAAATTCTAGACTGGTGGCATCCACTTTATCCCCATCAGGACGCGATCACCACTATAGAATTACCACAAAGTGATTTTTGGGATCAGAGctga
- the Ubc10 gene encoding ubiquitin conjugating enzyme 10, producing MAPTNRLQKELCDLRASAMKNFTNIHVDESNILTWQGVILPDNPPYNKGAFRIEINFPAEYPFKPPRIHFKTKIYHPNVDEKGQVCLPIISTENWKPATKTDQVVQALIALVNDPEPDHPLRPDVSEEFVKDRKKFLKNAEEFTKKYAEKRRETSSSNE from the exons atggcACCCACGAATAGATTGCAGAAG GAACTCTGCGACTTAAGAGCTTCGGCAATGAAAAATTTCACAAATATACACGTAGACGAATCGAATATCCTTACTTGGCAGGGTGTGATACTACCG GACAATCCGCCGTATAATAAAGGAGCATTTCGGATTGAAATAAACTTTCCCGCAGAATATCCTTTCAAGCCTCCGAGGATACACTTCAAAACGAAAATATATCATCCGAACGTGGACGAGAAAGGGCAAGTGTGTCTACCGATTATAAGTACTGAAAATTGGAAACCTGCTACAAAGACGGACCAAG TTGTACAAGCTCTGATAGCGTTAGTGAACGATCCGGAACCAGACCATCCGCTGAGGCCAGACGTCTCGGAAGAGTTCGTTAAGGATAGAAAGAAGTTTTTAAAGAACGCGGAAGAGTTCACAAAGAAGTACGCGGAGAAGAGGCGGGAGACTTCGTCCTCTAACGAATAA
- the Fsd gene encoding transmembrane protein fates-shifted isoform X1: MPILRKKSSRKTNTETGNDNLIGDITIDDFANSSRTHARVKKAATNVSSEGSSPLPMRRVKQTGAKEEEEKHSLNGMDKKDAIEPLDVDKTKKNAKGALTNPGRNRKTKSSETIMEEEGIDYPLDIWFIISEYINPEAVGKFAQICRSSYHVTTTGKFWFHLYKTYYGFVPGLPERLQPQCMVRTYGLRACVIRTLHHTYFALKREPDDIYYLKHDEPHSLVKRRCCLMWHKKGKMRWYFYFKLKEIPKSTKKPLAEKSKINGKKTDFLEMLEDVAVNSEEGCKVLRVTCLKYSMLPPVIGLILQSVSMTLMPGFKDHRLQLGFGTSDIPNTLTNQVILNDVVRCQILDWWHPLYPHQDAITTIELPQSDFWDQS; this comes from the exons ATGCCTATATTGCGGAAAAAGTCTAGCCGAAAGACAAACACCGAAACTGGGAATGACAATTTGATCGGAG ATATAACCATCGATGATTTCGCGAATTCGTCGCGAACCCACGCGAGGGTTAAAAAGGCTGCAACAAATGTCTCCTCGGAAGGTAGCTCTCCACTTCCTATGCGTAGGG TGAAGCAAACAGGGgcaaaggaagaggaagagaaacACTCGTTGAACGGCATGGACAAAAAGGATGCGATCGAACCATTGGATGTAGataagacgaagaaaaatgccAAAG GTGCATTAACGAACCCAGGGAGAAATAGGAAGACCAAATCCTCGGAAACAATCATGGAAGAAGAAG GCATAGATTACCCACTGGACATATGGTTTATTATCTCCGAGTATATCAACCCGGAGGCTGTAGGAAAATTTGCTCAAATATGTCGAAGTTCTTACCATGTAACAACAACAGGCAAATTTTGGTTTCACTTGTATAAAAC TTACTACGGGTTCGTACCGGGCTTGCCGGAGCGTCTTCAGCCGCAATGTATGGTTCGAACTTACGGATTACGTGCTTGCGTTATCAGAACACTACACCACACTTACTTTGCCTTGAAAAGAGAGCCTGATGACATTTACTATCTAAAACATGACGAGCCGCATTCCCTTGTAAAGAGACGGTGTTGTCTGATGTGGCACAAA AAAGGAAAGATGCGGTGgtacttttatttcaaattaaagGAGATACCGAAGTCAACGAAAAAGCCGCTGGCAGAGAAGTCCAAGATAAATGGTAAGAAGACAGACTTCCTTGAAATGTTGGAAGACGTGGCGGTGAATTCAGAGGAGGGTTGTAAAGTACTTAGG GtaacttgtttaaaatacaGTATGTTACCGCCGGTAATTGGTTTAATCCTACAATCAGTGTCGATGACTTTGATGCCAGGTTTCAAAGACCATCGATTGCAACTCGGATTTGGAACGTCCGATATTCCTAACACGTTAACGAACCAAGTGATTTTGAACGATGTCGTTCGGTGCCAAATTCTAGACTGGTGGCATCCACTTTATCCCCATCAGGACGCGATCACCACTATAGAATTACCACAAAGTGATTTTTGGGATCAGAGctga
- the Fsd gene encoding transmembrane protein fates-shifted isoform X3: MPILRKKSSRKTNTETGNDNLIGVKQTGAKEEEEKHSLNGMDKKDAIEPLDVDKTKKNAKGALTNPGRNRKTKSSETIMEEEGIDYPLDIWFIISEYINPEAVGKFAQICRSSYHVTTTGKFWFHLYKTYYGFVPGLPERLQPQCMVRTYGLRACVIRTLHHTYFALKREPDDIYYLKHDEPHSLVKRRCCLMWHKKGKMRWYFYFKLKEIPKSTKKPLAEKSKINGKKTDFLEMLEDVAVNSEEGCKVLRVTCLKYSMLPPVIGLILQSVSMTLMPGFKDHRLQLGFGTSDIPNTLTNQVILNDVVRCQILDWWHPLYPHQDAITTIELPQSDFWDQS, encoded by the exons ATGCCTATATTGCGGAAAAAGTCTAGCCGAAAGACAAACACCGAAACTGGGAATGACAATTTGATCGGAG TGAAGCAAACAGGGgcaaaggaagaggaagagaaacACTCGTTGAACGGCATGGACAAAAAGGATGCGATCGAACCATTGGATGTAGataagacgaagaaaaatgccAAAG GTGCATTAACGAACCCAGGGAGAAATAGGAAGACCAAATCCTCGGAAACAATCATGGAAGAAGAAG GCATAGATTACCCACTGGACATATGGTTTATTATCTCCGAGTATATCAACCCGGAGGCTGTAGGAAAATTTGCTCAAATATGTCGAAGTTCTTACCATGTAACAACAACAGGCAAATTTTGGTTTCACTTGTATAAAAC TTACTACGGGTTCGTACCGGGCTTGCCGGAGCGTCTTCAGCCGCAATGTATGGTTCGAACTTACGGATTACGTGCTTGCGTTATCAGAACACTACACCACACTTACTTTGCCTTGAAAAGAGAGCCTGATGACATTTACTATCTAAAACATGACGAGCCGCATTCCCTTGTAAAGAGACGGTGTTGTCTGATGTGGCACAAA AAAGGAAAGATGCGGTGgtacttttatttcaaattaaagGAGATACCGAAGTCAACGAAAAAGCCGCTGGCAGAGAAGTCCAAGATAAATGGTAAGAAGACAGACTTCCTTGAAATGTTGGAAGACGTGGCGGTGAATTCAGAGGAGGGTTGTAAAGTACTTAGG GtaacttgtttaaaatacaGTATGTTACCGCCGGTAATTGGTTTAATCCTACAATCAGTGTCGATGACTTTGATGCCAGGTTTCAAAGACCATCGATTGCAACTCGGATTTGGAACGTCCGATATTCCTAACACGTTAACGAACCAAGTGATTTTGAACGATGTCGTTCGGTGCCAAATTCTAGACTGGTGGCATCCACTTTATCCCCATCAGGACGCGATCACCACTATAGAATTACCACAAAGTGATTTTTGGGATCAGAGctga